The window TCACCGTTCCTGATGTCGGTGATTCCGAAGGGTTCGTGGAAAACATCGTCCTCATACACCACCGGGATTGATGTTCCCCATGTTTCCTTCTCACGGGAGAGGTCTCTCACGCGGAGGTTGATGTCGATGTTTTCGATGGCGTCGCAACCGAGGACCGTCAGATACTCATCATGGAAGCTGGGAATCGCGGTGCTGCCGGGCTCGACGGTAGCAGTTGGACACGGCGGAAGCCCGCAATCCCTGAAGATCCCGCCGACGAAGACCGGCTCCTCTCCGCGATTCGAAATCGTCAGGTAGGTTTGCCAGATCGAGCCGAAAGCTCCTGGTACCCCATCGGCGATGACAGGTACGAGAATTCGCTGCTCGCACGGAGCGTCCTGTGCGCCGGCCGTAACAGCCAGCGAAAAGATTACTGCGATGATTGTCAACCGTTGTTGCTTCATTTCATCCTCTCAGTCGTTGAGTTGATCCCCGCCGCGATATGCGCGAGAATCCCGAACCTCCCAATACAGAGGCGTAGCAGGGGCCTGCGGTGCGTCGAGTACGCCTCCGATACATCTACCGATTTTGGGAACATGGTGACGAGAAAGAAGCGGGGCGACGTAGAATTCCGGCCACCGGCCACCGAAAACCGGCAACCGAAACAGGTACCATCTGCCGGGTGTGAGGCGGGCATGAGAAAGATCTCCCATTATCGGATCCTCGACAAGCTGGGCGCCGGAGGAATGGGCGAGGTCTATCTCGCTGAAGATCTTTCGCTCGGACGAAAGGTGGCGATCAAGGTCCTTCCGGAACAGTTCACGCAGGATCGTTCCCGCCTCGAGAGGTTCGAGCGGGAGGCGCGTGCGGTCTCCGCGCTCAATCACCCGAACGTCCTGACCATCTTCGAGATCGGCGAATACGAGGGAGAGCACTTTCTCGCGGTCGAGTACATCGACGGAGAAACGCTGCGGGAGCGGATTCGTCGAGGTCCGATGACCGTCGGTGAGGTGATCGAGGTCGCGAGCGGGATCGCCGCCGCTCTCGCCGAAGCGCATACGGCCGGCGTGATCCACCGGGACATCAAGCCGGAAAACGTCATGATCCGGCGCGATGGGCTGGTCAAGGTGCTCGACTTCGGTCTCGCCAAGCGAGCGGAGAGCGTGGATCCGGGCGCGCCGACGGTCGTGCGGGCGACTGCCCCGGGGACGATCATGGGCACGGTCACGTACATGTCGCCCGAACAGGCGCGAGGACTCGAGGTCGACGCCAGAACCGACCTCTTCAGCCTCGGTGCGGTCCTCTACGAGATGCTCACCGGGCGGACACCGTTCGCGGGGAAGACCAATACGGACGTTCTCGCCGCCATCATCGGTTCCGAGCCACTGCCGATTTCACGTTTCGCCGGCGACGCACCACGTGAAGTTCACTGGATCACTCAAAAGGCGCTGCACAAGGAGCGGGACGAGCGGTACCAATCCGCGAAGGAGATGCTGGCGGATCTTCGTCGTGTGAAGCGGGACGTCGAGTCGGGCGTCCCGGCCGCCGGAGATCCCGCAGCGGCGTCCACGATCGCGTCGGACGACAGGGTGTCGGGCTCACCGACCGATCCCGCGACGACCGTCTCGAGCGCAGAGTACGTGATGTCAGGCATCCGGAAGCACAGAACCGCTTTCGCGATAGTCATCGTTGCCGTCGTTTCGGCGATTCTGATCGCAGGACTTTTCTCGCTCCGGTCGACGCCGATCGATTCCGTGGCGGTGCTTCCGTTCGAGTATGCGGAGGGGGATCCGGACTCGGAGTATCTGGCGGACGGTCTGACCGAGAGTCTGATCAACAGCCTATCGGAGATCGACGGACTGAGGGTCGTGCCGAGAAGTCTGGTCTTCGCGTACAAGGGATCGCCCCAATCGATCGAGGAGATCGCCTCGGATCTCGGGGCGCGGGCGGTGGTGACCGGTCGCATTCTGAAAAACGGCGAGCGGGTTGACGTTCAGGTCGATCTGGTCGACGTCGAATCGAGCGCGCAGCTATGGGGTGACCGGTTTGCCGGCAATGAATCAGACGTGATGGAGGTGCACCGTCGGATCACGCAGGCGATCTCGGGACGAATCCGCCCCGCGATGGACGAGTCGGAGCGAAGCCGCGTCGAGAAGGCCTACGCCGGCGATCCGGAGGCATACGACCTTTATCTCAGAGGACTGTATCTCTGGAATCAACGCACTCCCGACGACATCATGCGATCGATCGATCTGTATCGGGAGGCGCTCGATCGCGATCCGACATTTGCGGAGGCCTGGGCGGCGCTCTCGAATGCCTACACGATTCTGCCGACCTACAGGCTGATGAGCCCCAACGAAGCCTTTCCGAAGTCGAAGGAAGCGGCCCGGCGCGCTCTCGAGCTCGATCCGGACCTCGCACCACCCTACGCGGCGCTCGCAGCGGCGCTTTTCGAGCATGACTACAATCCGGCCGAGGCGGAAAGGCACTATCGCCGGGCGATCGAGCTCGATCCCGACTATCCTGCCGCGCGCTACTGGTACTCGGAGTTTCTGGTGGCGATGGGGAGGCCACGCGAAGCCCTCGACCAGGCGTTGGCCGCTCGGAAGGCAGATCCGCTCTCGATCGCGGCGGCTCAGACCGTTGTCGGAGCCTACATCGCACTGGGTGATTTCGAGAAGGCATGGGACGCGATTCGCGTATCGGAGCAGATCGATCCCGACTTCCCCAATCTTTATCTGATGCGCGGCATCGTTCTGTTCAATCAGGGCCGCGAGGAGGAAGCCGCAGATCAAATGGAAGAGTTCGCCGCCGCGACTGGTGATCTCCCAGCGGCGGTCTGGGCACATCAACTTCGAGGCGAACGAGCCGAGGCGCTGCGGCTCGCGCGCGAGCTCGAGCAGCGGGCACTGGCCGGGGACTCTCCGGCGTACGGCGTTGCCATGAGCTTCGCCGCCCTCGGAATGTACGAGGATGCGATGAATTGGCTCGAGCGAGCATACGCGAACCGTGAAACCTGGCACCTCATGTTCATTGGACGCGACACGCTGTTTGCGCCGATGTATGACGATCCGCGCTTTCAGGAGCTGATTCGGAAGCTGAGGCTGCCGCCGCCGACTATCTGGTCCACCGAGTAAACGAAAAAGGCCGCGCTCGAGAGCGCGGCCCGGACTGGAGTTGCGATTCCGAAGGTCAGTAGCGGTAATGCTCGGGCTTGTAGGGACCCTCGACGGGAATCCCGAGATAGTCGGCCTGGCTCTTCGTCAGCTCGGTGAGATTGACACCGAGGTGTCCGAGGTGGAGGCGTGCGACTTCCTCGTCGAGATGTTTCGGCAGGATGTAGACCTTCTTCTCGTACTCACCGGCGTTCTGCCAGAGCTCGAGCTGCGCGAGGACCTGGTTGGTGAACGATGCGGACATCACGAAGCTCGGATGCCCCGTCGCGCAGCCGAGATTCAGCAGGCGTCCCTCAGCCAGGATCAGAATGCTGTCGCCGTCCTCGAACACCCACTCGTCGAACTGCGGCTTGATGTTGACACGCTTCACGCCCTTCACCTTCTTCAGCCCGGCCATGTCGATCTCGTTGTCGAAATGCCCGATGTTGCCGACGATCGCCTTGTTCTTCATCCGCTGCATGTGTGAAGCCGTGATCACGTCCTTGTTCCCGGTCGCAGTGATGAAGATGTCGGCGGTTTCGACGACGTTGTCGAGAGTGTCGACTTCGTAGCCTTCCATCGCGGCCTGGAGCGCGCAAATCGGATCGATCTCGGTGACGATGACGCGCGCGCCCTGGCCACGAAGTGCCTGAGCGCATCCTTTGCCGACCTCGCCGAACCCGGCGACGACTGCGACCTTGCCGCCGATCATGACGTCCGAGGCGCGGTTGATCCCGTCGATGACCGAATGCCGGCAACCATAGATGTTGTCGAACTTGCTCTTGGTGACCGAGTCGTTGACGTTGATCGCGGGAAACATCAGCTGCCCCGCTTCCATCATCTGGTAGAGCCGGTGGACTCCCGTGGTCGTCTCTTCGCTGACGCCCTTGATCGTCGAAGAAAGCCGGGTCCACTTCTTCGGATCCTTCGTCATCTCGTTCCGGATGAGCTCGAGGATCACGCCCCACTCCTCCGGGTCGTTCTCCGCGTCGAATTCGGGAACATTGCCGTCGGCTTCGTACTCGACTCCCTTGTGAAGAAGGAGGGTTGCGTCTCCGCCGTCATCGACGATCAGCTGCGGACCGGAGCCGTCGGGCCACATCAGAGCCTCGCTCGTGCACCACCAGTACTCTTCGAGCGTCTCCCCCTTCCATGCGTAAACCGGGATGCCTTTGGGATTCTCGGGTGTGCCGCCGCTCTCGGGCCGGCCGACAACGACAGCCGCGGCCGCGTGGTCCTGCGTCGAGAAGATGTTGCACGAGACCCAGCGGACATCGGCACCGAGGTGGGCGAGCGTCTCGATCAGGACGGCCGTCTGAACCGTCATGTGGAGGCTGCCCATGATCCTGGCT is drawn from Acidobacteriota bacterium and contains these coding sequences:
- a CDS encoding protein kinase — encoded protein: MRKISHYRILDKLGAGGMGEVYLAEDLSLGRKVAIKVLPEQFTQDRSRLERFEREARAVSALNHPNVLTIFEIGEYEGEHFLAVEYIDGETLRERIRRGPMTVGEVIEVASGIAAALAEAHTAGVIHRDIKPENVMIRRDGLVKVLDFGLAKRAESVDPGAPTVVRATAPGTIMGTVTYMSPEQARGLEVDARTDLFSLGAVLYEMLTGRTPFAGKTNTDVLAAIIGSEPLPISRFAGDAPREVHWITQKALHKERDERYQSAKEMLADLRRVKRDVESGVPAAGDPAAASTIASDDRVSGSPTDPATTVSSAEYVMSGIRKHRTAFAIVIVAVVSAILIAGLFSLRSTPIDSVAVLPFEYAEGDPDSEYLADGLTESLINSLSEIDGLRVVPRSLVFAYKGSPQSIEEIASDLGARAVVTGRILKNGERVDVQVDLVDVESSAQLWGDRFAGNESDVMEVHRRITQAISGRIRPAMDESERSRVEKAYAGDPEAYDLYLRGLYLWNQRTPDDIMRSIDLYREALDRDPTFAEAWAALSNAYTILPTYRLMSPNEAFPKSKEAARRALELDPDLAPPYAALAAALFEHDYNPAEAERHYRRAIELDPDYPAARYWYSEFLVAMGRPREALDQALAARKADPLSIAAAQTVVGAYIALGDFEKAWDAIRVSEQIDPDFPNLYLMRGIVLFNQGREEEAADQMEEFAAATGDLPAAVWAHQLRGERAEALRLARELEQRALAGDSPAYGVAMSFAALGMYEDAMNWLERAYANRETWHLMFIGRDTLFAPMYDDPRFQELIRKLRLPPPTIWSTE
- the ahcY gene encoding adenosylhomocysteinase, translating into MTTTTTKPATDPFTAAREAGREPWKVADLKLAKLGRDEIRLAEHEMPGLMTLRERHGDSRPLAGARIMGSLHMTVQTAVLIETLAHLGADVRWVSCNIFSTQDHAAAAVVVGRPESGGTPENPKGIPVYAWKGETLEEYWWCTSEALMWPDGSGPQLIVDDGGDATLLLHKGVEYEADGNVPEFDAENDPEEWGVILELIRNEMTKDPKKWTRLSSTIKGVSEETTTGVHRLYQMMEAGQLMFPAINVNDSVTKSKFDNIYGCRHSVIDGINRASDVMIGGKVAVVAGFGEVGKGCAQALRGQGARVIVTEIDPICALQAAMEGYEVDTLDNVVETADIFITATGNKDVITASHMQRMKNKAIVGNIGHFDNEIDMAGLKKVKGVKRVNIKPQFDEWVFEDGDSILILAEGRLLNLGCATGHPSFVMSASFTNQVLAQLELWQNAGEYEKKVYILPKHLDEEVARLHLGHLGVNLTELTKSQADYLGIPVEGPYKPEHYRY